The Archocentrus centrarchus isolate MPI-CPG fArcCen1 chromosome 18 unlocalized genomic scaffold, fArcCen1 scaffold_23_ctg1, whole genome shotgun sequence genome contains a region encoding:
- the cdca9 gene encoding borealin-2, which produces MPLKRTRNARNVQSKEELSREMRHSKLTLFIQQFEKEAQERMNELEAKMDNMLATVEKVFKVELMKMPPALQITLIGDLISEEEVSASEVSIAMKSELREMPQPLRRMPSKRAKSPDSPDQSSPTQRPSSKTSKGVKGTKRTRTLVCSNSTGNLTPSVIAKRTQSRLASRKTNEPSVLNQSKPKLRSVVSAGDLHCSMAGSAAHITVTTAQGQMVSFSEETKDDINWDLLDDVAWCQIQKLSGLMDYLSRRSRCHR; this is translated from the exons ATGCCGTTGAAGCGGACAAGGAACGCAAGAAATGTGCAGAGTAAAGAAGAGCTGAGCCGGGAAATGCGGCACAGCAAACTGACGTTGTTCATTCAACAGTTTGAGAAAGAAG CTCAGGAACGCATGAACGAGCTGGAGGCCAAGATGGATAACATGCTGGCTACAGTGGAAAAAGTATTCAAAGTGGAACTGATGAAGATGCCTCCTGCCCTTCAAATCACGCTCATAGGGGATTTAATAAGCG AGGAGGAAGTCTCAGCCAGTGAGGTCTCAATTGCCATGAAG AGTGAGCTTCGTGAGATGCCGCAGCCCCTCAGGAGGATGCCCAGTAAAAGAG CTAAATCCCCTGATTCTCCAGACCAGTCCTCCCCAACCCAGAGGCCCTCATCCAAAACCTCAAAG GGAGTAAAGGGGACTAAAAGGACCAGAACATTAGTTTGCAGTAACAGCACTGGAAACCTCAC ACCCTCGGTCATCGCCAAGAGAACTCAAAGCCGCTTGGCAAGTCGCAAGACCAACGAGCCATCTGTGCTAAACCAGTCCAAGCCTAAACTCAG GTCTGTGGTCTCTGCTGGTGATCTGCACTGTTCAATGGCAGGATCTGCTGCACACATCACTGTAACCACAGCACAGGGTCAG ATGGTCAGCTTTTCTGAAGAGACTAAAGATGACATTAACTGGGACCTGCTGGATGATGTGGCGTGGTGCCAGATTCAGAAGCTTTCG ggtctCATGGATTATCTGTCGCGGCGGAGTCGCTGTCACCGATGA
- the plin2 gene encoding perilipin-2 → MATAEVIPTQSVVERVASLPLVSSTYGLVSSVYSSTKDNHPYIRTVCEAAEQGVRTITSVALTTASPIIDKLEPQIAIANDLACKGLDKIEKTLPILHQPSDQIVSNAKDVVTTAKDVVTGTVSGAKGTVSDTLTNVVEKTREAVQGGVDKTKAVVNGSMSTVLESRVARLVSSGVDTALSTSESLVEQYLPLTEAELELEAKSPKSSDNEEPSYYVRLGSLSTKLRQRAYSRAVVRIRDGKQRCVEFISELNSTVDLIQIGKKNIGSANQMVNEKLNSLVVWKSSGPNQQNSHEAEVIESRTLTLARSLTQQLQTTCLVLISSLQGLPNHIQQEALSLSQSASQVYSNFSKAKRLGDLPDSVLASSKVQLSKMKDSLDHVMDYLVNNTPLNWLVGPFYPRMAPNATPTQASEDISRHTSFSSSSAQEHREEPMEVEMETLQ, encoded by the exons ATGGCAACAGCTGAAGTTATTCCAACTCAG AGTGTGGTGGAGAGGGTGGCCAGCCTTCCTCTAGTCAGCTCCACCTATGGCTTGGTGTCCAGCGTGTACTCCAGCACAAAGGACAACCACCCATACATCAGGACCGTGTGCGAGGCTGCAGAGCAAGGAGTCCGCACCATCACCTCAGTGGCTCTCACCACTGCTTCACCCATCATTGACAAACTGGAACCTCAGA TTGCCATTGCCAATGACCTTGCCTGTAAAGGTTTGGACAAGATTGAGAAAACCTTACCAATCCTTCACCAGCCCTCTGACCAG ATTGTCTCCAATGCCAAGGATGTGGTAACCACTGCTAAAGATGTTGTGACGGGCACAGTGTCCGGCGCCAAGGGCACAGTCTCAGACACACTGACCAACGTTGTGGAGAAAACGCGTGAGGCGGTGCAGGGTGGGGTGGACAAGACCAAAGCTGTTGTCAATGGGAGCATGAGCACTGTGCTGGAAAGCAGAGTGGCACGGCTGGTCAGCAGTGGAGTGGACACAGCCCTCAGTACATCTGAGAGCCTGGTGGAGCAGTATTTGCCTCTGACGGAGGCTGAGCTGG AGCTGGAGGCAAAATCTCCGAAAAGCTCTGACAACGAGGAGCCGAGCTACTACGTCCGTCTGGGCTCCCTCTCCACCAAGCTCCGGCAGAGGGCGTACAGCAGAGCCGTGGTTCGGATACGAGATGGAAAGCAGCGCTGCGTGGAATTCATTTCTGAGCTGAACTCTACTGTTGACCTG aTTCAGATTGGCAAAAAGAACATTGGCAGTGCTAACCAGATGGTAAATGAGAAGTTGAATTCCTTGGTGGTGTGGAAGTCCAGTGGTCCAAACCAGCAGAACAGTCATGAGGCAGAG GTAATCGAGTCCCGCACCTTGACCCTAGCACGTTCCCTCACGCAGCAGCTCCAGACCACCTGCCTGGTCCTCATCTCTAGCCTGCAGGGTCTCCCCAACCACATCCAGCAGGAGGCGCTGTCCCTCAGCCAGTCTGCTTCACAGGTCTACTCCAACTTCAGCAAAGCTAAGAGGCTGGGAGACCTGCCAGACAGTGTGTTGGCCAGCAGCAAAGTCCAACTGAGCAAAATGAAAGACTCCCTGGACCACGTCATGGATTACCTGGTCAACAACACGCCGCTCAACTGGCTGGTGGGACCTTTCTATCCACGGATGGCTCCCAATGCCACTCCCACACAGGCCTCTGAAGACATCAGCAGACACACATCCTTCAGCTCTTCTTCTGCACAGGAACACAGGGAGGAGCCCATGGAGGTGGAGATGGAAACCCTGCAGTGA